One window of the Bacteroidetes bacterium GWF2_43_63 genome contains the following:
- a CDS encoding tRNA (guanosine(37)-N1)-methyltransferase TrmD, whose product MRIDILTLFPEMFTGPFAESIVKRAVAKGLVEIHIHNIRDFSKDKHLRVDDYQFGGGAGMVMMAEPVVDAIESLTAVRKYDEIIFMTPDGEKFSQSIANRLSMNENIILLCGHYKGLDERVREHFITSEISIGDYVLSGGELAACVVADAIIRLIPGALNDETSALSDSFQDGLLSAPVYTRPSEFRGLKVPDVLMSGHEKNIREWRQQQSLERTRKRRPDLLD is encoded by the coding sequence ATGCGCATCGATATTCTCACATTATTCCCCGAAATGTTCACCGGACCTTTTGCCGAGTCCATTGTAAAAAGGGCGGTTGCAAAAGGTCTGGTCGAAATTCATATTCACAACATCCGCGATTTTTCGAAAGACAAACATCTGCGGGTCGATGACTATCAGTTTGGGGGCGGCGCCGGAATGGTCATGATGGCTGAACCAGTGGTAGATGCCATTGAATCATTGACTGCTGTCAGAAAATATGATGAAATTATTTTTATGACTCCTGACGGAGAAAAATTTTCGCAATCCATAGCCAACCGACTGAGCATGAATGAGAATATTATTCTGCTTTGCGGCCACTACAAAGGGCTTGACGAACGGGTGCGCGAACATTTTATTACCAGCGAAATCTCCATCGGCGACTATGTACTGAGCGGCGGTGAGCTTGCAGCCTGTGTTGTAGCTGATGCAATCATTCGTCTGATTCCGGGCGCACTTAACGATGAAACTTCAGCACTCAGCGATTCGTTTCAGGACGGACTGCTCTCAGCACCAGTCTATACACGCCCTTCGGAATTCCGCGGTTTGAAAGTGCCGGATGTTTTAATGTCGGGCCATGAAAAAAACATTCGCGAATGGCGCCAGCAACAATCGCTTGAGCGCACCAGGAAACGCCGGCCGGATTTGCTGGATTAA